CTGTACTCTTGTGATACGCATGATGGATGTGAAAAAATTTACTGAATTCTATATCCCTTTTGctgatttccttttcttttcctttttttatatttctttccATTTATTTCAGCATTAACCTGCCTAGGTGCACATTTCCACCTTTTATACTTGTGTGTTTCTTCTTTCTCATCATGTTCTTTTCATGTTAAAATCTATACTATAGTATCTTTCTAGTATTAATGCTATCAATTTTTTTTCTGTTTATGTCAAACACAATTTTCTATTTCTGTTTCATTATTGTACTATGTTATTTTGAGTTACTGTCATTTCCAGGACCTCAGTGGACGGCATTAGAAGCTTACGGTTGATAACAGCCGTCAAAACCCCCTATTTACCTGATGGAAGATTTGACCTTGAAGCTTATGACTCCCTTATGCGAATGCAAATTTACAATGGTGCTGAAGGTGTGATAGTTGGAGGTACGACCGGAGAAGGCCAACTAATGAGCTGGGATGAACATATCATGCTCATCGCCCATACCGTCAACTGCTTTGGTACAACGATCAAAGTTATTGGAAACACAGGAAGTAACTCAACGGGAGAGGCAATCCATGCGACCGAACAAGGCTTTGCAGTCGGCATGCATGCAGCTCTTCATATTAATCCTTATTATGGGAAGACATCCATGCAAGGATTGGTCTCACATTTTGAATCAGTTCTTTCGATGGGTCCAACTATCATATATAATGTACCCTCGAGGACTGGGCAAGACATTCCTCCTTCGGTGATACAAACAATCACAAAGAATCCCAACATGGCAGGCGTCAAGGAATGCATGGGAAATGAGAGGATCAAAGGCTACGTAGATCAAGGGATTGTAATATGGAgcggaaacgatgatgaatgtcACGATTCTAGGTGGACATTTGGGGCTACGGGAGTAATATCCGTGACTAGCAATCTTGTTCCAGGATTGATGAAGGAGCTGATGGTCCAAGGGCAAAATCTTTCATTGAATTCGAAGCTGATGCCTCTCATGAAATGGTTGTTCAAGGAGCCTAATCCCATAGGTCTCAACACTGCTCTTGCCCAGCTAGGTGTGATTAGACCTGTTTTCAGGTTA
This genomic stretch from Zingiber officinale cultivar Zhangliang chromosome 7A, Zo_v1.1, whole genome shotgun sequence harbors:
- the LOC122001893 gene encoding 4-hydroxy-tetrahydrodipicolinate synthase, chloroplastic-like, with translation MASSVLLMNQILSSPDAFAAPSPPVLGRRLKSIRHAGGACVRTRRWRSPVAALVQNFHLPMRSLEVKNRTSVDGIRSLRLITAVKTPYLPDGRFDLEAYDSLMRMQIYNGAEGVIVGGTTGEGQLMSWDEHIMLIAHTVNCFGTTIKVIGNTGSNSTGEAIHATEQGFAVGMHAALHINPYYGKTSMQGLVSHFESVLSMGPTIIYNVPSRTGQDIPPSVIQTITKNPNMAGVKECMGNERIKGYVDQGIVIWSGNDDECHDSRWTFGATGVISVTSNLVPGLMKELMVQGQNLSLNSKLMPLMKWLFKEPNPIGLNTALAQLGVIRPVFRLPYVPLPLASRLEFVRIVEALGRENFVGDKDVQVLDDDDFTLVGRY